A genomic region of Candidatus Woesearchaeota archaeon contains the following coding sequences:
- a CDS encoding ribbon-helix-helix domain-containing protein encodes MANKLISLRIPDTLLNETNKFVKEQGFSSVQEFIRLALREKIDRTKKKKLFEQSKLSELEKVKIRADLEEYINIE; translated from the coding sequence ATGGCTAATAAATTAATAAGTTTGAGGATTCCTGACACTTTATTAAATGAAACAAATAAGTTTGTTAAAGAACAAGGCTTTTCTAGTGTTCAAGAATTTATTAGGTTGGCTTTGCGTGAAAAAATTGATAGGACTAAGAAAAAAAAATTGTTTGAGCAAAGTAAGCTTAGTGAACTAGAAAAAGTTAAGATTCGTGCTGATTTGGAAGAATATATTAATATTGAATAA
- a CDS encoding nucleotidyltransferase domain-containing protein, whose translation MIHTKLVKICKSYKKVKDLDDIILFGSLMRGKKNPEDVDILLVFKNKVSKDLEYDLRKNLEKIIVNVSLLSKTKIQLIDEFFEAREGVFFEGYSLFREKFIAEERGFKSFGLFIYQTKNLSNSKKTNFYYVLNGRRSNKGMIEELEAIKLSNNLLLVELGFIEQTKEFLDFWTDYTYVPVMMPLRLAHKKFLELNF comes from the coding sequence TTGATACATACAAAATTAGTAAAGATTTGTAAATCTTATAAAAAAGTTAAAGATTTAGACGACATTATTTTATTTGGATCTTTAATGAGGGGTAAAAAAAATCCTGAGGACGTAGATATTCTTTTAGTTTTTAAAAATAAAGTATCTAAAGATTTAGAGTATGATTTAAGGAAAAATTTGGAAAAAATAATAGTTAATGTTTCTTTATTATCTAAAACTAAGATTCAATTAATCGACGAGTTTTTTGAGGCCAGAGAAGGTGTTTTTTTCGAGGGTTATAGTTTGTTTAGAGAAAAATTTATTGCGGAAGAGCGAGGTTTTAAATCTTTTGGTTTATTTATTTATCAAACTAAGAATTTGTCTAATTCTAAAAAAACTAATTTTTATTATGTTTTAAATGGTAGACGTTCAAATAAAGGCATGATTGAAGAGTTAGAAGCTATTAAGTTATCTAATAATTTATTATTGGTTGAATTAGGTTTCATTGAACAAACAAAAGAATTTCTTGATTTTTGGACAGATTACACTTATGTGCCAGTCATGATGCCTTTACGTCTTGCTCATAAAAAATTTTTAGAACTAAATTTTTAA